In the genome of Actinomadura luzonensis, the window TGGCGAGCACCGCCGTGGCCGGGGTCGTGGTGTTCGCGTTCATGGCGCTGCTGCCCGGCGACCCGGCCGAGATCGCGCTCGGCGTCAACGCCACCCCCGAGGCCGTCGCGCAGCTCCGCGCGCAGTTCGGCACCGACCGGCCGCCGGTCGCGCAGTTCCTCGACTGGTTCGGCGGGCTCGCCCAGGGCGACTTCGGCACCTCCTACGTCACCAGCGCCCCCATCGGCCCGCAGATCTCCGACCGGCTCGGCGTCACCGCCGTGCTCGTGCTCGGCGGCATGGTCGTGGCGCTGGTCATCGCGGTGCCGCTCGGCACGTTCGCCGCCGTCCACCACCGCAACCCGCTCGGCGCGGCCATCAGCGCGGCGAGCCAGGCCGGCATCGCCGTCCCCGCGTTCCTGGCCGGCATCCTGCTGGTGTTCGTCTTCGCCGTGCGGGCCCAGGTGCTGCCCTCCGGCGGGTACGTGCCCCTCGCCGAGGACCCGGCGCAGTGGCTGCGGGGCCTGCTGCTGCCGTGGGCGTCGCTCGGCCTGGTGCAGGGCGCCGTCCTGACCCGGTACGTGCGCAGCGCCGTCCTCGACGTCATGCGCGAGGACTACCTGCGCACCGCCCGCGCCAAGGGCCGCGGCCGCACCGGCGCCCTGTGGCGGCACGGCCTGCGCAACGCCGCCGTCCCCGTCGTCACCGTGCTCGGCCTGCAACTGGCCACGCTGCTGATCGGCGCGGTCGTGGTCGAGCGCGTCTTCGTCATCCCCGGCCTCGGCGACCTGCTGCTCAACGGCGTCGCCGGGCGCGACCTGCTGCTCGTGCAGGGCGTGGTGATGGTGCTGGTCGTGGCCGTCCTGCTGATCAACTTCGTGGTGGACGTCGCCTACCACGTGCTCGACCCGAGAATGCGGAGTCTGCGATGAGGGGGCGGCTCAACGCCGGGCTCGTCGCCGGCGGCGCGCTCGTCGCGCTCGTCGTGCTGGCGGCGCTGGTGTCGTTCGTGTGGACGCCGCACGACCCCACCCTCGTCGACGCGGCGGCCAAGCTGCGCGAACCCGGCGGCGGCTACCTGCTCGGCGCCGACAAGTTCGGCCGCGACACCCTCAGCCAGCTCATGGTCGGCGCCCGCACCACCCTCTACGTCGGCATCGTCGCCGTCGGCATCGCCGCCCTGCTCGGCACCCCGCTCGGCGTGCTGGCCGGGATGACGCCGCGCGGCTGGCTGGCCGAGCTGGTGATGCGGGCCAACGACCTCGTCTTCGCCTTCCCCGCCCTGCTGCTGGCCGTCATGCTCGGCGCGGTCTACGGAGCCGGCACGCTGACCGCGATGATCGCCATCGGGGTGGCCACCGTGCCCGCCTTCGCCCGGGTGGCCCGCGCCGCCACGCTCCAGGTCATGGTCACCGACTACGTCCTGGCCGCGCGCGCCGCCGGCCGCCGCGGGCCCGCCATCGCGCTGCGGCACGTGCTGCCCAACATCGGCTCGGTGCTCATCGTCCAGGCGTCGGTGTCGTTCGCCATCGCCATCCTGGCCGAGGCGGCGCTGTCGTTCCTCGGCTTCGGCACCCGCCCGCCCACCCCGTCGTGGGGGCGGATGCTGCAGGAGTCGCAGGAGCTGCTGTTCTCCACCCCGCGCCTGGCGCTGTGGCCCGGCCTCGCCATCGCGCTCGCCGTGCTCGGCTTCAACCTGCTCGGCGACGGGCTGCGCGACTTCCTCGACCCCAAGCTGAGGAGGATCCGTGCTGAAGGTTGAGGGCCTCAGCGTGCGGGCGGACGCCGTCGAGCTGGTGCGCGAGGTGTCGTTCGCGATCGGGCCGGGCGAACGGGTCGGGCTCATCGGCGAGTCCGGGTCCGGCAAGTCGCTGACCGCGCTGTCGCTCATGGGGCTGCTGCCCGAGGGCGTCACCGCCACCGGGAAGGCCACCTTCGGCGGGCACGAGCTGGTCGGCGTACCCGAAGGACGGCTCAAGCGGCTGCGCGGCCGTGAGCTGTCCATGGTCTTCCAGGAGCCGATGACCGCGCTCAACCCGCTCATGCGGGTCGGCGCCCAGGTCGCCGAGGTCATGACCCTGCACGGACGGGGCCGCCGCGAGGCCCGCGCCCGCGCCGTCGAGCTGCTGGACCGGGTGCGGCTGCCCGAGCCGGAGCACGTGGCCCGCGCCTACCCCCACCAGCTCTCCGGCGGGCAGCGGCAGCGCGTCATGCTCGCCATCGCCCTGGCCAACGAGCCCGGCCTGCTCATCTGCGACGAGCCCACCACCGCGCTCGACGTCACCGTGCAGAAGCAGATGCTCGACCTGATCGCCGAGGTCGCGCCCGCGCTGCTGTTCATCACCCACGACCTCGCCGTGGTCGCGGCCGTGTGCGAGCGGGTCCTCGTCATGTACGGCGGGCGCGTCGTCGAGTCCGGCCCCATCCGCGAGGTGTTCGCCCGGCCCCGCCACCGCTACACCGAGGGCCTGCTGGCCGCCTCCCGGCTCACCCCGCGCGGCACCAGGCTCCCCACGATCAGCGGCAGCGTCCCCGCCGCCGGCCGCTTCCCCGACGGCTGCGTGTTCAGGAACCGCTGCCCGCACGCCGACGAGCAGTGCGCCACCCTCCCGGCGCTGGTGGGAGACGGAACAGGAGACGGCCATGCCCACGCCTGCCGGCACCCCGCTCATTGAGGTGCGCGGCCTCAGCCGCGTCTACCGCCGCCCCCGCACCTCGCTGCTGCGGCCCGCCGCCGCCGTCCACGCGCTGCGCGAGGTGTCGCTCACCGTCCACAGGGGCGAGCGGTACGGCATCGTCGGCGAGTCCGGCTCCGGCAAGTCCACGCTGCTGCGCCTGCTGTGCGCCCTCGACCAGCCCACCGCCGGCACCATCACCTTCGACGGGCGCCCGATCACCGGCCGTCCCGAGCGGAGCCTGCGTTTCCTGCGCGAGAACCTGCAGATCGTCTTCCAGGACCCGATGAGCTCCCTCGACCCGCGCATGCGGGTGCGCGACCTCGTCGCCGAGCCGCTCACCGCCCTCGGCCTGCCGGTCGGCGGCCGGGTCGCCGAGCTGCTGGACGCGGTCGGCCTGCCCGCCGACGCCGCGGGACGCTACCCGCACCAGTTCTCCGGCGGGCAGCGGCAGCGCATCGCCATCGCCCGCGCCCTCGCCCCCCGCCCGAAGGTGCTGGTCGCCGACGAGCCCGTCAGCGCCCTGGACGTCTCCGTGCGGGGGCAGATACTCAACCTGCTGGCCGACCTCGCCGACGAGCTCGGGCTGACGCTCGTGTTCGTCTCGCACGACCTGTCCGTGGTGCGGCACGTGTGCGAGACGGTCGCGGTCATGAACCGCGGCGAGATCGTCGAGACCGGCCCGGTGGACGAGGTGTGGGCCGCGCCCGCGCACCCCTACACGCGGGCGCTGCTGGAGGCCGTACCGACGCTGGAGGGATGGCAGTGAGCGACAGGGCAGTGAGCGACAGGCCGGTGATCGACGTCGACGCCGGCGGAGTGGTGGAGTTCACCCGCGCGCTGGTGCGCGTCCCCAGCACCAACGACCCGGGGCGGCGCGAGCGCGCCGCCGCCGAGCTGGTGGCCGCCAGGATGCGCGAGTGGGGCTGGGAGCCCGCCTGGTACGAGGTGGAGCCGGACCGGCCCAACGTCGTGGCCGTGGTCGAGGGCGGTGGCGGCGACGGGCCGACGCTGATGTTCGAGGGCCACACCGACGTCGTCACCGAGGGCGACCTGGCGGAGTGGACCGTGGACCCGTTCGGCGGCGAGATCCGCGACGGCCGGCTGTGGGGGAGGGGCAGCGCCGACATGAAGTCCGGCCTGGCCGCCACCCTGTACGCCACCCGCGCCCTCCAGCTCGCCGGCCCGTTCCCCGGCCGGATCAAGGTGTGCGCGCTGGCCGACGAGGAAGGGCTCATGATCGGCGCCCACCACTTCGTCGCCGAAGGGCTCGCCGCCGGCGTGGACGGCGCGATCGTCGCCGAGCCGGAGGCGGGCGAGATCTGCGCCGTCGCCAAAGGCGCGCTGCGGCTGCGCGTCGACCTGACCGGCAAGATGGCGCACGGCGCGATGCCGCAGCACGGCCGCAACCCCATCGCCGCCGTCGGCCCGCTGCTCGTCGGCCTCGCCGAGCTGCAGGACGAGCTGCAACGCCGGCACCCCGCCCACGAGCACCTGGGCGAGGTGTACGTCACCCCGACCGTGCTGCGGGCCGGCTCGCGCGAGCAGGTCAACGTCATCCCGGCCACCGCCTCCGTGTACGTGGACGTGCGCACCGTGCCCGGCGTCGAGCACAAGGACGTCGCCGACCGGGTCGCGGCGCTCGCCGCCCGCGACGGGATCGCCGCCGAGGTCACGGTGCTGGTGGACCGGCCGCCCGTGGACGTGCCCGTCTCCGACCCGGTGGTGGCCGCGCTGGCCGCCGCGCACCGGACGGTCACCGGGGAGGAACCGGTGTACGGCGGGGTGCCCGGCACCACCGACGGCACCGTGCTCACGCACTGGGGCGGCGTCCCGTCCGTCGTGTACGGGCCGGGCGGCAAGTGGATCGCCCACCAGGCGGACGAGTACGTCGAGGTCGAGGACATCGTCCGCTGCACCCGGGTCTTCGCCGAGGCGGCGCGGCGCTTCCTGAACGGCGACTTCTGATGCGTCCCGGCGCCACGAACTCGCTGGCGGACGTGGCCGGGCTGCGGGTCGGGCACGCCCACCGGGTCGGCGGCGGCTGGCGCACCGGCACCACCGTCGTCCTCGCCCCGCCCGGCGGCGCCGTCGCCGGGGTGGACGTGCGCGGGGCCGCGCCCGGCACCCGCGAGACCGAGCTGCTCGACCCGCGCAACCTGGTCGAGCGGGTGCACGCCGTGGTGCTGTCGGGCGGGAGCGCGTACGGGCTGAGCGCGGCCTGCGGGGTGATGGACCGGCTGGCGGAGGCGGGGGTGGGGTTCCCCGTCGAGGGCGGGGTGGTGCCGATCGTGCCGGCGGCGGTCATCTTCGACCTGGGCCGGGGCGGCGCCTTCCGCGCCACCCCGGACGCCACCTTCGGCGCCGCCGCCCACGCCTTCGGCGCCCCTGCCCCACCCTCCCCCCAGCTCTCCCGAGGGACGGAGACCCACGTCGGCGGGAGAGCCGCCGCACCTCCGCACCCCGGCCGCCCGCCCTTCGCCACCGCACCCCCGCACGCCAGCGGTTCCATCGGCGCGGGCACCGGCGCGGTCGCGGGCGGCCTGGCCGGCGGCGTGGGCACCGCCAGCGTCGTCCTCCCCGGCGCCGTTCTCCCCGGCGGCGCCACCGTGGCGGCCCTGGCCGTGGCCAACCCGGCGGGCTCCGTCCTCGACCCGCACGACGCGACCCTCGCCGGCGCCCGCTACGGCCTGCCCGGCGAGTTCGCCCACCTCCGCCCCCCGTCCCGCGCGGAGGCCGAAGCCTGGCGCCCGCCCGCCAGGCCCGCCTTCAACACCACGATCGGCGTCGTCGCCACCGACCGCACGCTGACCAAGGCCCAGTGCGGCAAGCTGGCCGCCGTCGCTCACGACGGCCTGGCCCGGGCCATCCGCCCCGCCCACACCATGACCGACGGCGACACGATCTTCGCCCTGGCCACCTGCGCCGGGCCCGCGCCCGGGCGGGGCGAGTTCCAGGAGATCCTGGCCGCCGCCGCGGACGCCTTCGCCCGCGCCGTGGCCCACGCCGTCCTCGCCGCGACCGGCCGCGAGGACGCGCCCGCCTACCTCGACGTGTTCCCGAGCGCCACGACAGGGGGAATCTCATGACCTTCGACCCCGCCTGGCCGGCCGGCCTGCCCGTCGGTGACGGCTGGACCACCACCGAGGGCACCGCCGGCGTCACGTTCCCGTACGACGGCAGCCTGGTCGCCACGGCCCCGCTCGGCACGCCCGGGCACGCCGCCCGCGCCCTGGACGCGGCCCTGGCCGTGGCCCCCGCCATGGCCGCGCTCCCGTCCCACGCCCGCCGCGCCGCCCTCGTCGGGGCATGCGCCGCCGTCGAGGAACGCCGCGAGGAGTTCGAGCGGCTGCTCGTCCTGGAGACCGGCAAGCCGCTGGCCGACTGCAGGGTGGAGGTCGCGCGC includes:
- a CDS encoding ABC transporter ATP-binding protein, encoding MLKVEGLSVRADAVELVREVSFAIGPGERVGLIGESGSGKSLTALSLMGLLPEGVTATGKATFGGHELVGVPEGRLKRLRGRELSMVFQEPMTALNPLMRVGAQVAEVMTLHGRGRREARARAVELLDRVRLPEPEHVARAYPHQLSGGQRQRVMLAIALANEPGLLICDEPTTALDVTVQKQMLDLIAEVAPALLFITHDLAVVAAVCERVLVMYGGRVVESGPIREVFARPRHRYTEGLLAASRLTPRGTRLPTISGSVPAAGRFPDGCVFRNRCPHADEQCATLPALVGDGTGDGHAHACRHPAH
- a CDS encoding P1 family peptidase, with the protein product MRPGATNSLADVAGLRVGHAHRVGGGWRTGTTVVLAPPGGAVAGVDVRGAAPGTRETELLDPRNLVERVHAVVLSGGSAYGLSAACGVMDRLAEAGVGFPVEGGVVPIVPAAVIFDLGRGGAFRATPDATFGAAAHAFGAPAPPSPQLSRGTETHVGGRAAAPPHPGRPPFATAPPHASGSIGAGTGAVAGGLAGGVGTASVVLPGAVLPGGATVAALAVANPAGSVLDPHDATLAGARYGLPGEFAHLRPPSRAEAEAWRPPARPAFNTTIGVVATDRTLTKAQCGKLAAVAHDGLARAIRPAHTMTDGDTIFALATCAGPAPGRGEFQEILAAAADAFARAVAHAVLAATGREDAPAYLDVFPSATTGGIS
- a CDS encoding ABC transporter permease, with protein sequence MTLYLVKRLAVLVASTAVAGVVVFAFMALLPGDPAEIALGVNATPEAVAQLRAQFGTDRPPVAQFLDWFGGLAQGDFGTSYVTSAPIGPQISDRLGVTAVLVLGGMVVALVIAVPLGTFAAVHHRNPLGAAISAASQAGIAVPAFLAGILLVFVFAVRAQVLPSGGYVPLAEDPAQWLRGLLLPWASLGLVQGAVLTRYVRSAVLDVMREDYLRTARAKGRGRTGALWRHGLRNAAVPVVTVLGLQLATLLIGAVVVERVFVIPGLGDLLLNGVAGRDLLLVQGVVMVLVVAVLLINFVVDVAYHVLDPRMRSLR
- a CDS encoding ABC transporter permease — translated: MRGRLNAGLVAGGALVALVVLAALVSFVWTPHDPTLVDAAAKLREPGGGYLLGADKFGRDTLSQLMVGARTTLYVGIVAVGIAALLGTPLGVLAGMTPRGWLAELVMRANDLVFAFPALLLAVMLGAVYGAGTLTAMIAIGVATVPAFARVARAATLQVMVTDYVLAARAAGRRGPAIALRHVLPNIGSVLIVQASVSFAIAILAEAALSFLGFGTRPPTPSWGRMLQESQELLFSTPRLALWPGLAIALAVLGFNLLGDGLRDFLDPKLRRIRAEG
- a CDS encoding ATP-binding cassette domain-containing protein — encoded protein: MPTPAGTPLIEVRGLSRVYRRPRTSLLRPAAAVHALREVSLTVHRGERYGIVGESGSGKSTLLRLLCALDQPTAGTITFDGRPITGRPERSLRFLRENLQIVFQDPMSSLDPRMRVRDLVAEPLTALGLPVGGRVAELLDAVGLPADAAGRYPHQFSGGQRQRIAIARALAPRPKVLVADEPVSALDVSVRGQILNLLADLADELGLTLVFVSHDLSVVRHVCETVAVMNRGEIVETGPVDEVWAAPAHPYTRALLEAVPTLEGWQ
- a CDS encoding M20 family metallopeptidase, whose product is MSDRAVSDRPVIDVDAGGVVEFTRALVRVPSTNDPGRRERAAAELVAARMREWGWEPAWYEVEPDRPNVVAVVEGGGGDGPTLMFEGHTDVVTEGDLAEWTVDPFGGEIRDGRLWGRGSADMKSGLAATLYATRALQLAGPFPGRIKVCALADEEGLMIGAHHFVAEGLAAGVDGAIVAEPEAGEICAVAKGALRLRVDLTGKMAHGAMPQHGRNPIAAVGPLLVGLAELQDELQRRHPAHEHLGEVYVTPTVLRAGSREQVNVIPATASVYVDVRTVPGVEHKDVADRVAALAARDGIAAEVTVLVDRPPVDVPVSDPVVAALAAAHRTVTGEEPVYGGVPGTTDGTVLTHWGGVPSVVYGPGGKWIAHQADEYVEVEDIVRCTRVFAEAARRFLNGDF